The genomic region GCAGATCCGCCCCGGCGACCGGCGCGTCTTCACCTGTCGCCGGACGCCGCGCGCGTCGCTTCGCAGGCGCCTTCGCGTCGTCCCATGCGCCCGGCGCGAGGTAGTGGAACCGGATCAGGTAGATCTCGTGGCCCTCGCCGTGTTTCGCGGTCGCGAGCAGGTCCTTCACGTCGTCGAACCCCGATTCGCGCGCCAGCGCGTCGGTGATGTCGGCGCGGCGGATGCGGTCGATCGCGTCCACGACCACGTGCCCCTCGTCCATCCGGTAGCGCCCGCCGACCTTGACCGCGAGCCGGGTCCAGATACGCACGGTGCACCGGATCCGGCCGCGCCGGATGCCGTCCCGCAGGCGCCTGGTGAAGAGCATCGCCGCTAGACGGCCGGCCCGGCCGGTGCGTTCCTCCGGACCTCGTGGCGCAGCGCGACGATCCCGCTCTTGTAGGCACCTCGACGAGATGCAGGGCGACGTCCGCGTCCAGCCCCGCCGCGAACGGGATGCCGTCGCCGATCAGGATCGGCACGAGCGAGAACCGCACCTCGTCGGCCAGGCCGAGCCGCAGGCACTCCCCCGCCAGCGCCCCGCCGCCCACCACCCAGATGTTGCGGAACTCCATCCGGAGCCGGTCGTCGACGAACGAGGTGAGATCGCCCGCGTGGAACTCGACCGACGCCCGTGTCTTCGGCAGCTCGCGGCGCGTGAGGACGAACGTCGGCGTGTCGCCGTAGGACCAGCCCAGGCCCTTGGCCTCGAAGGCGAGCGCCGTCTCGTAGGTCCGCGAGCCCATCACGTAGCAGTCGATGCTGGCCAGGAACTCCTTCACGTACGCCGCGTCCAGCGTCTCGCCGTGCTCGAAGTGATCCGACGTCTCGAGCCAGTCCACCGTGCCGTCCCGCCGGGCGATGAACCCGTCGAGGCTCGCCGCCATGTGAATCGTCACTCGCGATGCCGTGCCTGCCACTCCCGCCTCCAATGGCTCGTCGCCCGGCTACGCCGAGACCGGCCGATGCGCCCGCAGGAACGACCGGATCTGACGTATCGCCAGGGGAATCCGCTCCTTGGGCTCCTTCCACGGGAACAGGCTGACCTCCGCCTTCGGCGCGAGCATCGCGCACTCCATGGCGACGTCGTACGGGTGCGCCGGCACGTCGTCCGGCAGCACCAGCACGGGCGTCTGGCAGCCACGCACGAAGTCGCGCGTCACCGTGAAGACGAAATCGGGGTTGGTCTCGAACATCCGGACCACGAACTGCTCGGCCGTCTGCAACGTGATCTCCGGACGCTTCTCGGCAATCTGGGCGGGCCAGCCCTTCCAGAACGCGCCCGCGTAGCTCCGGTCGCGCATCTCCGGCCGCCAGCCCACGGGCTGCGCCACCACGGCGGCCATGATCCGGTTCGGCGCGCGCTTCAACAGGTTCCAGATGAAGGGCCCGCCGATGCAGAAGCCCATCACCATGAACGTGTCGATGCCCAGGTGATCCATGAGCCCGATGTGGTCGTCCGCGTACGCCTCCCAAGGCCGATCGACTTCGACGGGGCCCGTGGACTGCCCGGCGGGTGCATTCCGCAGGTCCGCCGTGATGCAGCGGTACTCGCCCCTGAACTCGCCGATCGCGTCGAAGGGATTCCCGCGCTTCAGGCCAGCCACCGTCGAGTTCAGCCCGCCGCCGGGCAGCATCATCAACGGGAGGCCGGACCCTTCCTCCTCGTAGTAGATGCGCACGGGCCCCTTCTGGAAGAACGTGCCCGGGCCCGTGGCGGCCGGTTGCTGCGCGAATACGCGCGAGGTGGCGGCCATCGCCGTCGCCGCGGCGCCGGTCTTCAGCAGCTTGCGTCTGATTGGATCCACGTCGGTGCCTCCCTGCCAGTCGGCTGGACTGTGGATGTTAGGCTCCGGGCCGGGCATTGTCGAGCCCCGCCCAGTCGGACGCGCGGCCCGGCGGGGATGCCGCAGGCAGTCGCTTGCATCCTCACACCGGCCTGATCTAATACTGAACCACATGGTTCAGTCTTTGGCGTCCCGCCTGGACGCCTCGTTCGCGGCGCTCGCCGACGTCACCCGACGCGGCGTTCTGGAGCAGCTCGGACGGGCGGACGCGTCGATCACGGACCTGGCCGACAGGTTCGAGATGTCCCTCACGGGCATGAAGAAGCACGTGGGCGTCCTGGAGCAGGCCGGGCTCGTCATCACGGAGAAGGTCGGCCGCGTGCGCACCTGCCGGATCGGCCCGCACCGGCTGGAGGAAGCCGCCGCCTGGATCGAGCGGCATCGCCGGCGCTGGGACGCGCGCTTCGACGCGCTGGACACGGTCGTCGAAGCATTGGCACGCAAGGAGAAGGTTCATGGACGCCAGAAGAGAGGGTGAGGCCACGCCGATGGGGAACCGCACGACCGTGGAACGGACGTCCGACCGGGAGCTCGTCGTCACGCGCACGTTCAACGCGCCCGCGCGCATCGTGTTCGAGGCCTGGACCAGGGCCGAGCTGTTCACGCAGTGGTGGGTGCCGAAGTCGCTGGGCATGGTCCTGCGGTCCTGCGAGATGGATGTCCGTGTCGGGGGCACGTACCGTCTCGTGTTCGAACCGGATGGGATGGCGTTCTTCGGCACGTACTTGGACGTGACACCGCCCTCGCGCCTCGTGTGGAGCAATGACGAAGGGGGCGAGGGTGGCCCGGTCACGACGGTGACCTTCGTGGATCAGGGCGGCACGACGCTGCTGACCCTGCACGAGCGCTACGCCTCGAAGGACGCGCTCGACGCCGCCGGCACCGGGGCGGCGGAGGCCCTGAGCGAGACGTTCGCGCAACTGGACGAGGTGCTCGTCACGCTGGGCGCGAGCGCCTGACGGTCGAGACGATCCGACGTGATTGGGTGCGGGTGCCTCATACACACCACCTCGCCTCTGTCACAGGCACGATCGGCTCTTCAACCGCTAGCTCGGCGGCGGGTCTCGCCGCACAGCCAGTCCATGAGGCACTTCATAGCGAAGCTCGGCAAAGCCAGTTCCGACTTGTCTCGCGGACACGAGCCGCAGGGGCGGCGACGTCAGTCGGCGTGGAAACAACGGCTTGCCGCGTCCCAACGTCACCGAGCCGATCTGCACGATCACTTCGTCGAGTAGACCCGCGTCGTGAAACTGCCCGGCGAGATCGCCGCCACCGACGATCCAGATGTTCGCCCCACCCGCCGCCCGTCTCATGGATTCGTGCACGGGCCGGACGTCGCCGCTGACCACTCGCACGTCCGCACCGGGCGCCGGCGCCAGGGCACGCGAGGAGAAGACCCACGTCGGCTGCGCGTAGGGCCAGGCGCTGCCCATCTGTTCTTCGATGGTGTGCGCGTGGCGGAGCATCCACTCGTAGGTGGATGAGCCCATGGCGAGCGCACCCACGTCGCCGATGAACGCCGGATAGCTGGTGTCGTTCACGTCGCCCAGGGGAAACAGCCAGTCCAAGGAATCATCCTCAGTGGCGATGAAGCCGTCGAGGCTCGACGCCGTGAAGTACTGGGTCTTCATGCGGCGCATTGTACTGGCGTCAGGCCCAGTCCGCGTGGCGAGAACCCACCCGATGGCACTGCGCAACGGCACGGTCCCACGACACGCGTCCGTCGGGCGCATAGCGTCCCGTCCTAACGCTCATTTCGTTCGTGCAAGTCCGGTGGGGGCGTTCCCTCGAATGGATTGCTGTCAGGCGCTGGCACGCCGGCCAGACGCCGCAGTGTCGCGATTTGACCTGTGTGCGCCAGGACGTCGGAGAGCGGCCCGTTGATGACTGGCCAGAATGGCTTCCCCAGCATCTCGATGGACAGGAGCGCCGACTCGTCCCTCTGTGAGACCTCGTCTTGCAGCCTCCCGATCAGGTCGAGCGCCCCCTCGCGCAAGAGGCTCGCGCCGGTTGGCTTGCTCGGACCCTCGAGGCCAGCCGCACAGCAGGTCCAATGCACCAAGTCCCACACGTGTTCCACGGTTTCGCCGATGCTCCGCGCGCCGTCGCACGGTCTGAACGCGTAGTGATCTTCCGTCAACCCGCCGAGAAGGGTCGACTGGCCGCCAGTTGCGCTCGCACTCGCGACACGGGGCGCGTCGGCTGCATTTGGTGGTTATGCCGCAGGTTCTGAAGACACGACCCATCCGGGAAACACCAGCACGCCAGGATGACAGTTGAGCGCACGACCGAGGGTCTTCGCGCGCTCAACACCCAAGCGCACCCGATCGTTCTCAATCGCTGAGATCGTGGCTTGAGAGATGCCCGCGCGCTTCGCAAGGTCGTTCTGGCTCAACCCCTGAAGTTCCCGAACGATTCGCACGGATTCCCCGACGGTAACGCTCACCCGCTGTCGTGCGGCCCGATAGCCCTTCATTTCATTACCTCCGGTAGTCGTGAGCCGTGATCGTCTCGACGTAGTATGTCAACCGCTCGAGGTCGAGCCGGTAGATCACACGCCATTGATCGCCGAGCCGCGAGGAGCGGAACCCCTTCCACTTGCCAGCGAGCGTCTCGTCGTGGAACCCCTTGATCAGGCGCACCCCGGGTGGGCCGGATAGCCTGGCGATGTCTTTCCACTTTTCGTAGCGCTTGAGGATCTCGCGGGGCATCTTGGCCACCTGCCGGTCCAGTCGACCGTGCTCCAAGATTGCCCACACGCGTCAAGTGTGCCCATGTCATATTTGGGATGTCAAGGGCAGCCCCGCAGGTTGGCGAGGGCGACGCGATCGGCCCACGATCGCGCGCACTCCCTCCGAAGATCCGGCTCAGACCTTCAGGAACGCCTTGATGCGCGACAGCAGCGACACGGGCACCGGGGCGTCCACGCGCGCTTCGTCGGCGGCGGCCTTCGCGGACGCCAGCCCGGACCGCCTGGCGGATACCGTCGCACTCACGTGCTCCACGAGGCCCGGGCGGCGGACGGCCAGGTCGCGGAAGCGCTCGGCCGTGATCTCGAGGAGCGTGGCGTCGGTCAGGGCCGTCACCGTCGCGGTCCGCGGATCGCCCGTCAGCATCGACATCTCGCCGAAGAACCCGCCGGCGCTCGTCACCGCCACTTCCTGGCCCGACGGCTCCAGCGTGATTCGCACCCGGCCCTCGAGCACCACGAACATGCTCTCGCCCGCATCGCCCTGGCGGACGATCCGCTCGCCGGCGCCGTACAGGTGCTCCTCGCACGCATCGGCCAGCCGCACGCGCTCGATGTCGTCCAGTTCGCTGAAGAGGTCCACCGCGCCCAGCCGGTTGGCCAGGTGCTGGACGTGCGCGGGCGTCCGGCCCGTCTCCTCGGTGCGGTGGTATTCCACCTGCTGCGGGAACGGGATCTCGATGCCGTGGCGCTTGAACGAGTACCAGATGTTCGTCCGCACCTGGTCGCGGGCGACGTTGTCGCGCGCGTAGTCGTCGATCCAGAACTGGACGCGGAACACCAGCGCGGAGGAGCCGAAGTCGTCGAAGATCACGTTCGGCGCCGGATCCCGCAGCACGAGCGGCGCGTTCTCCAGGGCCTCGTACAGCGCCTTCTTCACGTAGTTCGGGGGCACCGCGTAGGCCGCGCCGATCTCCACGTCGATACGCGTGGGGATCGTGGGCTCCGAGTAGTTCAGGATCGGGTCCTTGGACGCGACGCTGTTCGGCACCACCGCGAACTGCCCGGCCTTCGTCAGGAGCTTCGTGGCCCGCCAGGTCACTTCTTCGACCTTGCCTTCGTAGTCGCCCACGCGCACCCACTGGCCCACGCGGAACGGCTTCTCGATCTGGATCGCCAGCCCCGCGAACAGGTTCCCCAGCGTGTCCTGCAGCGCGAAGCCCACCACCACCGCGCCGACGGCGGAGGTCGTGAGCAGCTTCTCGTCGAGCAGCAGCGTGGCCGCCAGGCCGAACACGCCGATGACGATCACGTCCTGCACGATGGCCGGGACGCGGTCCGACACGCGGCTCACGCGCCACGGGTTGAACACCAGCGAGACGGCCGCGATGATCGTCGCGGCCACGAGCAGCAGCTTCGCCAGGCTGCCCACCAGCGCGGGATCGCCCACGCCCTGGCCCACGGCCACCTGCAGCCCCAGCGCCGCCACGAGGAGGACGGTGGCGAAGCCCAGCCGCCCCCGCAGGAAGCGGTTGCGCACGGCGGCCAGCGCGACCAGCGCGAGGCCGAGCGCGGCGGCGATGACGAGCGTCAGCGGCACAGCAGGTGGCGCACGGATGATCCCTTCGTCCGGCGTCGCCCTACTTCAGCCCGCCCGCCTTCTTGAACGCGGCCACGTCCGCGGCGCTCACCGTGACGGTGACGGGCGCGGGATTCCCGCCGCCCTTCGCGTTGGACTCCTGGCCGGCCCCGCGGGCGGAGGCGGACCCCGTCACCTGCGCGGACTTCTTCTCCCCGCCGCCCGGCCGCAGCGACGCGCCGAGCCCGCCCAGGCCCTTCTTCTTGGGCTCCTCGGCGGGCTTGGTGGCGCCGGCGGCTCCAGAGGTGCCACCCACGATCGTGGCGATCTCCGTCACGGCCACCGGCTTGTAGGTGATCGTCGACGTGTAGCGGGCCTCCACCGTGGCCGTGGACGTGAGCTTCGCCGACGCGATCTGCTTCGTCATCTTGTCGATGCGTTCCTTCGTCTCCGGGTGGGAGGCGAAGAGGCCGTTCTTCTCGGCGGTGTTGGTGGCCTTGTTGCGCTCCATCAGCATGTTCAGGAACCCGATCATGCCGGTCGGCGCGTACCCCACCGTGTTGGCGAGCACGATGCCCTTCTCGTCGGCTTCCAGTTCGTCGCCACGGCCGAATCCCTGGTCGACGATCTCGTACGCCTTGTCGGCCAGCTTGTTCATGAGCGCGCCCGACATCTTCTCGTCGGCGCCCATCTGCACCAGCTTGCCCTTCTGGATGGCGCGGATGGTGTGCTTCTCGGTCACGTGGATGATCTCGTGGCCCAGCACGCCGGCCAGCTCCGACTCGCTCTTCAGGTTCGCCAGCGCGCCCTTGGTGATGTGCACGTAGCCGCCGGGCGCGGCGAACGCGTTCACGGCGTCGGTGTCCAGCACGATGAACTTCCACTGCAGGTTCGGCCGGCTGCTCACCTGCGCCAGCGCC from Vicinamibacterales bacterium harbors:
- a CDS encoding alpha/beta hydrolase, giving the protein MDPIRRKLLKTGAAATAMAATSRVFAQQPAATGPGTFFQKGPVRIYYEEEGSGLPLMMLPGGGLNSTVAGLKRGNPFDAIGEFRGEYRCITADLRNAPAGQSTGPVEVDRPWEAYADDHIGLMDHLGIDTFMVMGFCIGGPFIWNLLKRAPNRIMAAVVAQPVGWRPEMRDRSYAGAFWKGWPAQIAEKRPEITLQTAEQFVVRMFETNPDFVFTVTRDFVRGCQTPVLVLPDDVPAHPYDVAMECAMLAPKAEVSLFPWKEPKERIPLAIRQIRSFLRAHRPVSA
- a CDS encoding metalloregulator ArsR/SmtB family transcription factor — its product is MVQSLASRLDASFAALADVTRRGVLEQLGRADASITDLADRFEMSLTGMKKHVGVLEQAGLVITEKVGRVRTCRIGPHRLEEAAAWIERHRRRWDARFDALDTVVEALARKEKVHGRQKRG
- a CDS encoding SRPBCC domain-containing protein, with translation MDARREGEATPMGNRTTVERTSDRELVVTRTFNAPARIVFEAWTRAELFTQWWVPKSLGMVLRSCEMDVRVGGTYRLVFEPDGMAFFGTYLDVTPPSRLVWSNDEGGEGGPVTTVTFVDQGGTTLLTLHERYASKDALDAAGTGAAEALSETFAQLDEVLVTLGASA
- a CDS encoding dihydrofolate reductase family protein, which codes for MKTQYFTASSLDGFIATEDDSLDWLFPLGDVNDTSYPAFIGDVGALAMGSSTYEWMLRHAHTIEEQMGSAWPYAQPTWVFSSRALAPAPGADVRVVSGDVRPVHESMRRAAGGANIWIVGGGDLAGQFHDAGLLDEVIVQIGSVTLGRGKPLFPRRLTSPPLRLVSARQVGTGFAELRYEVPHGLAVRRDPPPS
- a CDS encoding mechanosensitive ion channel family protein, with amino-acid sequence MPLTLVIAAALGLALVALAAVRNRFLRGRLGFATVLLVAALGLQVAVGQGVGDPALVGSLAKLLLVAATIIAAVSLVFNPWRVSRVSDRVPAIVQDVIVIGVFGLAATLLLDEKLLTTSAVGAVVVGFALQDTLGNLFAGLAIQIEKPFRVGQWVRVGDYEGKVEEVTWRATKLLTKAGQFAVVPNSVASKDPILNYSEPTIPTRIDVEIGAAYAVPPNYVKKALYEALENAPLVLRDPAPNVIFDDFGSSALVFRVQFWIDDYARDNVARDQVRTNIWYSFKRHGIEIPFPQQVEYHRTEETGRTPAHVQHLANRLGAVDLFSELDDIERVRLADACEEHLYGAGERIVRQGDAGESMFVVLEGRVRITLEPSGQEVAVTSAGGFFGEMSMLTGDPRTATVTALTDATLLEITAERFRDLAVRRPGLVEHVSATVSARRSGLASAKAAADEARVDAPVPVSLLSRIKAFLKV
- a CDS encoding M48 family metalloprotease: MKRQALVALTLGAALAAAPVPAAAQLGKLGGALKRAQQFKDIEMTEAEEAQLGAEVSQRVRTRYGVVQSQAVHKYVALVGTALAQVSSRPNLQWKFIVLDTDAVNAFAAPGGYVHITKGALANLKSESELAGVLGHEIIHVTEKHTIRAIQKGKLVQMGADEKMSGALMNKLADKAYEIVDQGFGRGDELEADEKGIVLANTVGYAPTGMIGFLNMLMERNKATNTAEKNGLFASHPETKERIDKMTKQIASAKLTSTATVEARYTSTITYKPVAVTEIATIVGGTSGAAGATKPAEEPKKKGLGGLGASLRPGGGEKKSAQVTGSASARGAGQESNAKGGGNPAPVTVTVSAADVAAFKKAGGLK